The Candidatus Minimicrobia sp. QA0096 DNA segment CCGCGCCAGAACTCGCGCCAATTCCGTTTTGCCCACTCCAGTCGGACCCAGAAAGATAAACGACCCAAGCGGCCCACTCTGACGATTTAGTCCGGCTTTATTGCGGCGAATCGCGCGCGCCAGTTGCTCAATCGCTTCATTCTGACCAAGAACGCTCTGGCTCAGTCGTTTTTCCAAGCGAATCAAATCTTTCATCTGATTTAATGATAATCTGTCAATCGGAATATTCGTCATTGCCGAAACCGCTCGACGCAAATATTCATCAGTCAACACCGGCTCATCACTGGCTTCATCTCTCAGCGCTTCGGCTTGCAATTCCAATTGTCGCATTTGCATCTTAAATCCTGCGGCTTTTTCATAATCCTCAGCCTCGACCGCGGCGTCAATTTTTCCAGCCAATCGCTTAATTTGGCGAGCCAACTTGTCCTTACGCGACAATTTTATTGGTGAGCTAGACTTCAATAAACTCGCTGCCTCGTCAATCACGTCGATCGCTTTATCTGGCAAAAATCGCTCCGTCACGTAACGCTGGCTCAAATCCACCGCCTCAGTCAACATTTCGTCAGGAATCTGAACTTGATGATGCTTAGCCAAATTGACACTTAAGCCGCACATCATCTCCACCGCCTCTTCTGGCGATGGCTCATTGATCGTCACCGACTGGAAGCGCCGTGACAACGCAGCATCTTTTTCGATATGTTTTCGATATTCATCAAACGTCGTCGCGCCAATTAGTCGCACCTCGCCTCGCGACAACGCTGGCTTCAATACATTCGCCGCGTCCATCGAGCCTTCGGCCGAACCAGCGCCAACCAACAGATGTAACTCGTCAATAAACAAAATAACTTCTTGATGTTTTTTGGCGACCGCCAGAACTTTTTGCAATCTCTCCTCAAATTGCCCGCGATATTTCGTCCCAGCAATCATCGCCGTCAAATCCAGTTGAAAAAGTCGCTTACCCTTCAAAAATTCGGGAACTTTATTATCATCAATCCTCTGCGCCAAGCCCTCAACGACCGCAGTTTTACCGACGCCAGGTTCGCCAATCAGCGCTGGATTATTCTTGCTACGCCGACCTAAAATCGTGATCATTCGCTGAATTTCCGAGGCTCGACCAATAACCGGATCCAAAAATCCTTCGCTAGCACGCCGCGTCAAATCGACACCAAATTTCTCCAAAACTCGCAAATCGCCAGAATTTTTACTCGCCACACTGCGTTCACTCTGCAGAGATTCAAACTGCTGTTTATCAAACACATCTTCCAAACTTCCACGCAGATTGTCAATGTCGACATTCATATCTCGCAGCAATTTAGTCGCTCGCGCCTCGTGTTGCTGCAGCATTCCATAAACGATGTGTTCTGTGCCAATTTTTTCCTGTCCAAATTCAACCGCTAATTGCCAAGCAATTCTTATCAATTCAACAACTTCTGCGCTTAGACCCTTACTTACAATCGTAATCACCAGCGGCTTTGCGGTCAGATTCAATGCCATTTCCGCACGATCCAAAGTTACGCCGTTTTCAGCCAAAATCTTCGCGCCTAGCGACGAATTTTGCGCCAACACACCAAGCAAAATATGCTCCGTGCCAACATATTCACTCCCCTCATTATGCGCCAGAAAACCAGCCCGTCCCAAACTGGCCCGAGCCGTTTCCGTCAGCCGAGGTTCTAATTCAGAAAAATCTTCTGACATATCGCCCTCCTTTCGTTTTCGGCGATTCGCAGAAGGCAGCTTATTCCGCCACCTCCTCAACTACGCTCATCAAGCTATCCTCAATATTCTTTCGAGGTTTTGGCTCTACCTTAACAGGAGCTTTTGCTTCGATGTCTAATTCATAGCCAGTCAATCGACTTGCCAAGCGAACGTTCTGTCCGGCACGACCGATTGCTATTGACTGCTGGTCTTCACTAACATAAACCGTCGCACGCTTCTCGTCTTCATTGACAGTCACACTCAAAACCTCTGCTGGACTCATTGCATTAGCAATAAATCCAGCCGCATCTTCCTCATATGGAATAATGTCAATTTTTTCCTGCTCGCCAATTTCATTCATCACAGCCTGAACGCGGGCGCCGTGACCACCAACAAACGTACCGACTGGATCAACGCCAGGTAGCGCTGAAGAAACCGCCAATTTAGTTCGGCGACCAGCTTCGCGAGCGATTGCCTTAATCTCAACTGCACCAGTTTCCATCTCTGGAACTTCTTGATTGAACAAGAATCGCACAAATTCTTCATTGCCGCGGCTAAGAATCAATTGCGGACCGCGACCTTCGCGCTCAATGTCCTTAATATAAACCTTAATTCGACGACCAACGCCGTAATATTCGCCAGGAATTTGCTCACTCTGAGGCATAATTCCGACAGCCTTGCCCAGCTCAATTCGCACAACACGTGGCTCAACTCGCTGAACCGTACCAATAACAACCGTACCGATTTTATCTTCAAATTCCGCCAAGACAACTTCACGCTCAGCTTCGCGCAAACGCTGCAGAATCACTTGCTTAGCGGTCTGAGCAGCAACTCGACCAAAAGTCGTCACGTTATGAGTTTCCATCACAACTTCACCGCCAAGTTCAGCCGCAGAATCTATCTCCTTAGCTTCCTCTAGGTCGATTTGATTGGCGTCATTCTCAACTTCTTCAACGACAGTTTTAACAACCGACACGACAGCCGTACCGTTATTGATATTCAAGCTAGCGCGAACCAACTGATCTCGCGTACCGTTATCACGACGCCAAGCCGCCGCAATCGCCTGCTCAATCACGCTCAAAACTGTTTCTTCTGGCAAGTTTTTTTCTTCAGCAATCGTACGCACTGCCAACGTCAACTGCTTGATATTCAAGTCTTCCATTATGTTCTCCTTCTTATTAATTATATCTTTTTCCGTCTCAAACTTCCATAAACGAAAAACTCCGACCTGCCGGCCGGATTAGTACTTTTCTATTGTAGCGGAAAGATTCTATTCTGTCAATCCAATTCTTTTCGCCAAAGAGATAAACATTTCTTAGTGGATGGCGATATTTGGTCAAAGCCAA contains these protein-coding regions:
- a CDS encoding ATP-dependent Clp protease ATP-binding subunit, coding for MSEDFSELEPRLTETARASLGRAGFLAHNEGSEYVGTEHILLGVLAQNSSLGAKILAENGVTLDRAEMALNLTAKPLVITIVSKGLSAEVVELIRIAWQLAVEFGQEKIGTEHIVYGMLQQHEARATKLLRDMNVDIDNLRGSLEDVFDKQQFESLQSERSVASKNSGDLRVLEKFGVDLTRRASEGFLDPVIGRASEIQRMITILGRRSKNNPALIGEPGVGKTAVVEGLAQRIDDNKVPEFLKGKRLFQLDLTAMIAGTKYRGQFEERLQKVLAVAKKHQEVILFIDELHLLVGAGSAEGSMDAANVLKPALSRGEVRLIGATTFDEYRKHIEKDAALSRRFQSVTINEPSPEEAVEMMCGLSVNLAKHHQVQIPDEMLTEAVDLSQRYVTERFLPDKAIDVIDEAASLLKSSSPIKLSRKDKLARQIKRLAGKIDAAVEAEDYEKAAGFKMQMRQLELQAEALRDEASDEPVLTDEYLRRAVSAMTNIPIDRLSLNQMKDLIRLEKRLSQSVLGQNEAIEQLARAIRRNKAGLNRQSGPLGSFIFLGPTGVGKTELARVLAREVFGGEDSLIKIDMSEFSERHTASRLVGAPAGYVGYEDGGKLTDKVRRRPYSVVLFDEIEKAHPDVLNLLLQILEDGKLSDSHGRTVSFRQTIVILTSNVGAEQMIQDSELGFGASGQKKSASENRHEKNSRAALRELEEFLRPELIGRFDSVITFKPLSRSVVRKIFDNLTSDLIEAVGRHGMTLDITSSAKCWLIDRGFDEQRGVRVLRRTIQSELADPLSDVLLSNKAKPGDALEAKIDNDKVVINVNRA
- the nusA gene encoding transcription termination factor NusA, coding for MEDLNIKQLTLAVRTIAEEKNLPEETVLSVIEQAIAAAWRRDNGTRDQLVRASLNINNGTAVVSVVKTVVEEVENDANQIDLEEAKEIDSAAELGGEVVMETHNVTTFGRVAAQTAKQVILQRLREAEREVVLAEFEDKIGTVVIGTVQRVEPRVVRIELGKAVGIMPQSEQIPGEYYGVGRRIKVYIKDIEREGRGPQLILSRGNEEFVRFLFNQEVPEMETGAVEIKAIAREAGRRTKLAVSSALPGVDPVGTFVGGHGARVQAVMNEIGEQEKIDIIPYEEDAAGFIANAMSPAEVLSVTVNEDEKRATVYVSEDQQSIAIGRAGQNVRLASRLTGYELDIEAKAPVKVEPKPRKNIEDSLMSVVEEVAE